Proteins encoded in a region of the Manis javanica isolate MJ-LG chromosome 15, MJ_LKY, whole genome shotgun sequence genome:
- the DAZL gene encoding deleted in azoospermia-like isoform X1 gives MSAANSETPNSTVSKEASTQFSSSTTSQGYVLPEGKIMPNTIFVGGIDVRMDETEIRSFFARYGSIKEVKIITDRTGVSKGYGFVSFYNDVDVQKIVESQINFHGKKLKLGPAIRKQNFCAHHVQPRPLVFNPPPPPQFQSVWSSHNPEVYMQPPTMMHPITQYVQAYPYPSSPVQVITGYQLPVYNYQMPPQWSGEHKSYVIPPPTYTAVNYHCNEVVPGAEMLTSECSVHEATASSGNGPQKKSVDRSIQTVVSCLFNPENRLRNSPVTQDDYFKDKRVHHFRRSRAVLKSV, from the exons TCTGCTGCAAATTCTGAAACTCCAAACTCAACCGTCTCCAAAGAGGCCAGCACCCAGTTCTCATCATCTACGACCAGCCAAGGCTATGTTTTACCAGAAGGAAAAATCATGCCAAACACCATTTTTGTTGGTGGAATTGATGTTAGG ATGGATGAAACCGAAATAAGAAGTTTCTTTGCTAGATATGGTTCAATAAAAGAAGTGAAGATAATCACGGATCGAACTGGTGTGTCCAAAGG CTATGGATTTGTTTCGTTTTATAATGACGTGGATGTCCAGAAGATAGTAGAA tcacAGATAAATTTccatggtaaaaagctgaaactGGGCCCTGCAATCAGGAAACAAAATTTCT gtgcTCATCATGTGCAGCCACGTCCTTTGGTTTTTaatcccccaccaccaccacagtttCAGAGTGTCTGGAGCAGTCACAACCCTGAAGTGTACATGCAGCCTCCAACCATGATGCATCCTATAACTCAGTATGTGCAG gcaTACCCTTATCCCAGTTCACCAGTTCAGGTCATCACTGGATATCAGCTGCCTGTATATAATTACCAG ATGCCACCACAGTGGTCTGGGGAACACAAGAGTTATGTTATACCTCCTCCG acTTATACAGCTGTTAACTACCACTGTAATGAAGTTGTTCCAGGAGCTGAAATGTTGACAAGTGAATGCTCCGTTCATGAAGCTACTGCATCCTCTGGAAATGGCCCACAAAAG AAATCTGTGGACCGAAGCATACAGACGGTGGTATCTTGTCTATTTAATCCAGAGAACAGACTGAGAAACTCACCTGTTACTCAAGATGACTACTTCAAG GATAAAAGAGTGCATCACTTTAGAAGAAGTCGGGCAGTGCTCAAATCTGTTTGA
- the DAZL gene encoding deleted in azoospermia-like isoform X2 yields MPNTIFVGGIDVRMDETEIRSFFARYGSIKEVKIITDRTGVSKGYGFVSFYNDVDVQKIVESQINFHGKKLKLGPAIRKQNFCAHHVQPRPLVFNPPPPPQFQSVWSSHNPEVYMQPPTMMHPITQYVQAYPYPSSPVQVITGYQLPVYNYQMPPQWSGEHKSYVIPPPTYTAVNYHCNEVVPGAEMLTSECSVHEATASSGNGPQKKSVDRSIQTVVSCLFNPENRLRNSPVTQDDYFKDKRVHHFRRSRAVLKSV; encoded by the exons ATGCCAAACACCATTTTTGTTGGTGGAATTGATGTTAGG ATGGATGAAACCGAAATAAGAAGTTTCTTTGCTAGATATGGTTCAATAAAAGAAGTGAAGATAATCACGGATCGAACTGGTGTGTCCAAAGG CTATGGATTTGTTTCGTTTTATAATGACGTGGATGTCCAGAAGATAGTAGAA tcacAGATAAATTTccatggtaaaaagctgaaactGGGCCCTGCAATCAGGAAACAAAATTTCT gtgcTCATCATGTGCAGCCACGTCCTTTGGTTTTTaatcccccaccaccaccacagtttCAGAGTGTCTGGAGCAGTCACAACCCTGAAGTGTACATGCAGCCTCCAACCATGATGCATCCTATAACTCAGTATGTGCAG gcaTACCCTTATCCCAGTTCACCAGTTCAGGTCATCACTGGATATCAGCTGCCTGTATATAATTACCAG ATGCCACCACAGTGGTCTGGGGAACACAAGAGTTATGTTATACCTCCTCCG acTTATACAGCTGTTAACTACCACTGTAATGAAGTTGTTCCAGGAGCTGAAATGTTGACAAGTGAATGCTCCGTTCATGAAGCTACTGCATCCTCTGGAAATGGCCCACAAAAG AAATCTGTGGACCGAAGCATACAGACGGTGGTATCTTGTCTATTTAATCCAGAGAACAGACTGAGAAACTCACCTGTTACTCAAGATGACTACTTCAAG GATAAAAGAGTGCATCACTTTAGAAGAAGTCGGGCAGTGCTCAAATCTGTTTGA